A genomic segment from Luteibacter aegosomatis encodes:
- a CDS encoding pilus assembly protein PilP — protein MSHVFARARIVLLAVTAGVALGGCTRGTSDLHEWVDAEKHKKGEPIPPLPVIRTFETFAYQDQNARDPFSPSSAEMDTSATSGPRPDENRPKEPLEMFALDTLKMVGTFGAGAGMEALVQDPGGVIHKVHRNEYMGQAYGRITALSEDRIDLVELVPNGAGGWMERPASISVGEK, from the coding sequence ATGAGCCACGTTTTCGCACGCGCACGCATCGTCCTGCTGGCCGTGACCGCCGGGGTGGCCCTGGGCGGCTGTACCCGCGGTACCTCCGACCTGCACGAATGGGTCGATGCCGAAAAGCACAAGAAGGGCGAGCCGATCCCGCCGCTGCCGGTGATCCGCACCTTCGAGACCTTCGCCTACCAGGACCAGAACGCCCGCGATCCCTTCAGCCCGAGTTCGGCGGAAATGGATACCTCGGCGACCTCCGGCCCGCGACCCGACGAGAACCGTCCCAAGGAGCCGCTGGAGATGTTCGCGCTCGATACCCTGAAGATGGTGGGTACGTTCGGGGCCGGCGCGGGCATGGAGGCGCTGGTCCAGGATCCGGGCGGCGTGATCCACAAGGTCCATCGCAACGAATACATGGGGCAGGCCTACGGCCGCATCACCGCGTTGAGCGAAGATCGCATCGACCTGGTCGAGCTGGTGCCCAACGGAGCCGGCGGCTGGATGGAGCGCCCGGCAAGCATCTCGGTCGGCGAAAAATGA
- a CDS encoding AAA family ATPase produces the protein MSDTPTATTPLQEAFVRLREELARGIIGQPHLVECLLIALLADGHLLVEGAPGLAKTTAIKALATRIEADFHRIQFTPDLLPADLTGTDIFRPQTGTFEFERGPLFHNIVLADEINRAPAKVQSALLEAMAERQITIGRRTWPLPELFMVMATQNPIEQEGTFALPEAQLDRFLMHVTIGYPDAASELAILRLARDQARQVMHPAPPVAHLLRPDDVFAARDAVLSVHMAPPLELYVTQLVVASREAGKYGPELARWIAWGASPRATIALDRCARAHAWLAGRDYVLPEDIHAVAHDVLRHRVLPSYEAEAEGVRVDTIVDRLLDLVPLP, from the coding sequence ATGTCCGACACGCCGACCGCCACGACGCCGCTTCAGGAGGCCTTCGTCCGCCTGCGCGAGGAACTGGCCCGGGGGATCATCGGCCAGCCCCACCTGGTCGAATGCCTGCTGATCGCGTTGCTCGCCGACGGTCACCTGCTGGTCGAAGGCGCGCCGGGCCTGGCCAAGACCACGGCCATCAAGGCCCTCGCCACCCGCATCGAGGCCGATTTCCACCGCATCCAGTTCACGCCCGACCTGCTGCCCGCCGACCTGACCGGCACGGATATCTTCCGTCCGCAGACGGGCACCTTCGAGTTCGAGCGCGGGCCGCTGTTCCACAACATCGTGCTGGCCGACGAGATCAACCGCGCGCCGGCCAAGGTGCAGTCGGCGCTGCTGGAGGCCATGGCCGAACGCCAGATCACCATCGGCCGGCGCACCTGGCCGCTGCCCGAGCTGTTCATGGTGATGGCCACGCAGAATCCCATCGAGCAGGAGGGCACCTTCGCGCTGCCCGAGGCCCAGCTCGACCGTTTCCTGATGCACGTGACCATCGGTTATCCCGATGCGGCTTCGGAGCTGGCGATCCTGCGCCTCGCACGCGACCAGGCCCGCCAGGTGATGCATCCCGCGCCGCCGGTGGCCCACCTGTTGCGCCCGGACGATGTCTTCGCCGCGCGCGACGCGGTGCTCTCCGTGCACATGGCGCCGCCGCTCGAACTCTACGTGACGCAACTGGTGGTGGCCTCGCGCGAGGCCGGCAAGTACGGGCCGGAACTGGCCCGCTGGATCGCCTGGGGCGCCAGCCCGCGCGCCACCATCGCGCTCGATCGCTGCGCACGGGCGCATGCCTGGCTCGCCGGTCGCGACTACGTGTTGCCGGAAGACATCCACGCCGTCGCGCACGACGTGCTGCGCCATCGCGTGCTGCCCAGCTACGAGGCGGAGGCCGAGGGCGTGCGCGTGGATACCATCGTCGACCGCCTGCTGGATCTCGTGCCGCTGCCGTGA
- a CDS encoding DUF4381 domain-containing protein: protein MQQQSGPALRDIHVPHVSMWWPLAPGWWALIALLVVACIVAALAWGRRAARRRRADAVVAELHAARERYATDGDAAAFAAAASQLLRRVARLRDPRSVTSSGDDWRRVLATQAPRVAVDRLVALDGTMYRPKAELDVAATARDVEAWVRAAMRRTSRVPA from the coding sequence ATGCAGCAGCAAAGCGGTCCGGCGTTGCGCGATATCCACGTGCCCCATGTCTCGATGTGGTGGCCGCTGGCACCGGGTTGGTGGGCGCTGATCGCGTTGCTGGTCGTTGCCTGCATCGTCGCCGCCCTTGCCTGGGGTCGCCGCGCGGCACGCCGTCGCCGTGCCGATGCCGTGGTGGCCGAGTTGCATGCGGCGCGCGAACGGTATGCGACGGACGGCGATGCCGCCGCGTTCGCCGCCGCCGCGAGCCAGCTGTTGCGACGCGTGGCGCGCCTGCGCGACCCGCGGAGCGTCACGTCGTCCGGCGACGACTGGCGTCGCGTGCTCGCGACGCAGGCGCCGCGCGTGGCGGTCGATCGCCTCGTCGCGCTCGACGGGACGATGTACCGGCCGAAGGCCGAGCTCGACGTCGCCGCCACGGCGCGCGACGTCGAAGCCTGGGTGCGGGCCGCCATGCGGAGGACGTCACGTGTCCCTGCCTGA
- the pilQ gene encoding type IV pilus secretin PilQ, protein MTTTFHRLPGRARRWILGAAMAATLGFTGHAAAANALRNVTYDAQPGGRVELTLAFTEKAPTPKVFTTNNPPRIAIDLADTTNAYSTRHLDIGKGSTSGVSIVSAGGRTRVTVELFRESAYRTRVDGNNLIVTVNNGPTGATTTTAVVSDPTKALPSSAGVPVSNIDFRRGQNGEGRVMVTLGPSATTTPEMHREGDHVIVSLPGSSLPPKFAQRLDVVDFATPVLSITSKTAPGGARMDVQTKGDVEVSSYQNGSDYVVEVATKKAAAPTGKAAKGQEPVYSGTRFSLNFQDIPVRSALQLIADEAKLNLVASDSVGGSVTLRLVNTPWDQALDVILRAKGLDKRRSGNVIWIAPQAELANYEQSLADARQKAEDSAELVSDYVPISYGKAEDIAKLLTQGSLQSNSSGATSGGTSRGFLSARGSVSFDDRTNTLLINDTPDKIRDLRELISTLDRPVQQVLIESRIVAASDTFSRQLGVRWGAQAFKTNSSGQVIGTTPDLSSGGSDTTAGGAANLATQVHNLNNGTATSNTLTFPGGYNVNLPVAQPAGSLGLAILGSNYLVDLELSAAQTEGRSEVISSPRVITANQQEAVIKQGTEIGYVTYQASNSGGGAQNATVQFKDAVLELRVTPTITADSRVYLKINVKKDALNQFIDSPGGGSVPQIDTREINTSVLVDNGQTVVLGGIYEITKNNNTTKVPGLGDIPGLGFLFRKTTRQNDKAELLIFVTPRILSDTLQ, encoded by the coding sequence ATGACCACCACTTTCCACCGCCTGCCGGGACGCGCTCGCCGCTGGATCCTCGGCGCGGCGATGGCCGCGACGCTTGGTTTCACGGGCCACGCCGCCGCGGCCAATGCCTTGCGCAACGTTACCTACGACGCCCAGCCGGGCGGACGCGTGGAACTGACGCTGGCGTTCACCGAAAAGGCGCCCACGCCCAAGGTGTTCACCACGAACAACCCGCCGCGCATCGCCATCGACCTGGCGGATACCACCAACGCCTACAGCACCCGCCACCTCGATATCGGCAAGGGTTCGACCTCGGGCGTGTCGATCGTGTCGGCCGGCGGGCGCACGCGTGTCACCGTGGAGCTGTTCCGTGAATCGGCCTACCGCACGCGGGTGGACGGCAACAACCTCATCGTCACCGTGAACAACGGCCCCACGGGTGCCACGACCACCACGGCGGTCGTTTCCGATCCCACCAAGGCGCTGCCGTCCAGCGCCGGCGTACCGGTGTCCAACATCGATTTCCGCCGCGGCCAGAACGGTGAGGGCCGGGTGATGGTCACGCTCGGCCCGTCGGCCACCACCACCCCGGAAATGCATCGCGAGGGCGACCACGTCATCGTGAGCCTGCCGGGTTCCTCGTTGCCGCCGAAGTTCGCCCAGCGCCTCGACGTGGTGGATTTCGCCACGCCGGTGCTTTCGATCACCTCGAAGACGGCGCCGGGCGGTGCCCGGATGGACGTCCAGACCAAGGGCGACGTCGAGGTTTCCTCGTACCAGAACGGTAGCGACTACGTGGTGGAGGTGGCGACGAAGAAGGCCGCCGCGCCCACCGGCAAGGCCGCCAAAGGACAGGAGCCGGTCTATTCCGGCACGCGCTTCAGCCTGAACTTCCAGGACATCCCAGTCCGTTCCGCGCTGCAGCTGATCGCCGACGAGGCCAAGCTCAACCTCGTGGCGTCCGACAGCGTCGGCGGCAGCGTCACGCTGCGCCTGGTCAACACGCCCTGGGACCAGGCGCTGGACGTGATCCTGCGTGCCAAGGGCCTGGACAAGCGCCGCAGCGGCAACGTGATCTGGATCGCGCCGCAGGCCGAGCTCGCCAACTACGAGCAGAGCCTGGCCGATGCCCGCCAGAAGGCCGAGGACAGTGCCGAACTCGTGTCCGACTACGTGCCGATCAGCTACGGCAAGGCCGAGGACATCGCCAAGCTGCTGACCCAGGGCAGCCTGCAGAGCAACAGCAGCGGCGCTACGTCGGGCGGTACCAGTCGCGGCTTCCTCTCGGCGCGAGGCAGCGTGTCCTTCGATGACCGCACCAACACGCTCCTCATCAACGACACGCCGGACAAGATCCGCGACCTCCGCGAGCTCATCTCCACGCTCGACCGCCCCGTGCAGCAGGTGCTCATCGAGTCGCGCATCGTCGCGGCCTCCGACACCTTCAGCCGCCAATTGGGCGTGCGTTGGGGCGCGCAGGCGTTCAAGACCAACTCCAGCGGCCAGGTCATCGGCACCACGCCGGACCTGAGCAGCGGCGGTTCGGATACCACGGCGGGCGGTGCGGCGAACCTGGCCACGCAGGTGCATAACCTGAACAACGGCACCGCTACGAGCAACACCCTGACGTTCCCGGGCGGCTACAACGTCAACCTGCCGGTGGCGCAGCCGGCCGGCAGCCTTGGCCTCGCCATCCTGGGCTCGAACTACCTCGTCGATCTGGAACTTTCCGCCGCGCAGACCGAAGGTCGCAGCGAAGTGATCTCCAGCCCTCGCGTCATCACGGCCAACCAGCAGGAAGCCGTGATCAAGCAGGGTACGGAAATCGGCTACGTGACCTACCAGGCCTCGAACTCCGGCGGCGGCGCGCAGAACGCCACCGTGCAGTTCAAGGACGCGGTGCTCGAACTGCGCGTCACGCCGACGATCACCGCCGACAGCCGCGTCTACCTGAAGATCAACGTGAAGAAGGACGCCCTGAACCAGTTCATTGACAGCCCGGGCGGCGGTTCCGTACCGCAGATCGACACGCGAGAGATCAACACCTCGGTACTCGTCGACAACGGCCAGACAGTGGTGCTTGGCGGTATCTACGAAATCACGAAGAACAACAACACCACGAAAGTCCCCGGGTTGGGCGACATTCCGGGCCTAGGCTTCCTGTTCCGCAAAACGACTCGTCAGAACGACAAGGCCGAGCTGCTGATCTTCGTGACGCCGCGCATCCTGAGCGACACGCTGCAATAA
- a CDS encoding DUF58 domain-containing protein, with amino-acid sequence MNAVAAADGRVRVSLPELIALRSRAMRAPAPPVVSRAPRSGQRPGRLHGRGMDYAESRVYQAGDDVRRMDWRLTARSGVAHTKLFQEEREGRLLVLLDTNASMRFGTRVRFKSVQAARAAALAAWYAIRGGDRVGVLAFGAQRQLVKPQGGARGALAVAGAIAAWDALPTGEDESLSAALQRAGRLMHGASRVLLVSDGFCVDEAARGRMLGLVGKAEVSVLNVADALEMTEPPAGRYPFAHRGVHYDVALHADRERAAFTRAMGEGRHRLLALANGLGLRQRAIDTAADPLDAVVALLGARRP; translated from the coding sequence GTGAACGCCGTCGCCGCCGCCGACGGGCGCGTACGTGTTTCGTTGCCCGAACTGATCGCCTTGCGCTCGCGCGCGATGCGCGCACCCGCGCCGCCCGTGGTATCCCGCGCGCCGCGTAGCGGCCAGCGTCCGGGACGCCTGCACGGACGGGGCATGGACTACGCCGAATCGCGCGTCTACCAGGCCGGCGACGACGTTCGCCGGATGGACTGGCGCCTCACCGCGCGCAGCGGCGTGGCCCACACCAAGCTCTTCCAGGAAGAACGCGAAGGCCGCCTTCTGGTGCTGCTCGATACCAACGCGAGCATGCGCTTCGGCACCCGCGTGCGTTTCAAGTCGGTGCAGGCCGCGCGCGCCGCGGCGCTGGCCGCGTGGTACGCGATACGCGGCGGCGATCGCGTGGGCGTGCTTGCCTTCGGCGCGCAGCGCCAGCTGGTGAAGCCGCAGGGCGGTGCGCGCGGCGCGTTGGCCGTGGCCGGTGCCATCGCCGCCTGGGATGCCTTGCCCACGGGCGAGGACGAAAGCCTTTCCGCCGCGTTGCAGCGGGCCGGCCGCCTGATGCATGGCGCATCGCGCGTCTTGCTGGTGAGCGACGGCTTCTGCGTCGACGAGGCCGCGCGCGGCCGCATGCTCGGCCTCGTCGGCAAGGCCGAGGTCTCCGTGCTCAACGTAGCCGATGCGCTGGAGATGACCGAGCCTCCCGCCGGGCGTTATCCATTCGCTCATCGCGGCGTCCACTACGACGTGGCGCTGCACGCCGATCGCGAACGGGCCGCCTTCACCCGCGCCATGGGCGAGGGTCGTCATCGCCTGCTCGCCTTGGCGAACGGGCTCGGCCTGCGCCAGCGGGCCATCGACACCGCGGCCGATCCGCTGGATGCCGTCGTGGCCCTGCTCGGTGCGAGGAGGCCGTGA
- a CDS encoding VWA domain-containing protein encodes MPEFAWPWVFAALPLPWLLRHVLRPVRPAQALNLPHPGLALAQGPMGRAPFAATALLVLAWLCLVTAAARPQWLGPPEPQRRSGRATMLAVDLSGSMSLDDMELAGRQVTRFTAVEAIAGDFIDRRVGDELGLILFGSQAYLVTPLTYDLDAVRAQLHGAVVGLPGRETAIGDALAVAVKRLADMPEQVRVVVLLTDGVNNAGSISPREAARAAKAAGVKVYTIGIGATAMRVDDLFGAHTVNPSADLDVSMLTDIANQTGGHFFRATDTRQLADAYRAIDQLEPVPQEGAALRPRYELFRWPLIASLVLLALAALPGLTWRRSAA; translated from the coding sequence CTGCCTGAGTTCGCCTGGCCCTGGGTATTCGCCGCACTGCCGTTGCCGTGGTTGCTGCGCCATGTGCTGCGTCCCGTGCGGCCCGCGCAGGCACTCAACCTGCCGCACCCCGGCCTGGCGCTGGCGCAGGGACCGATGGGCCGTGCACCGTTCGCCGCCACGGCATTGCTCGTGCTCGCCTGGCTGTGCCTGGTGACGGCGGCGGCACGCCCGCAGTGGCTGGGGCCCCCCGAGCCGCAGCGCCGCAGCGGCCGCGCGACGATGCTGGCGGTGGACCTCTCCGGCAGCATGTCGCTCGACGACATGGAACTGGCCGGTCGTCAGGTCACGCGTTTCACCGCGGTGGAAGCCATCGCCGGCGACTTCATCGACCGCCGCGTGGGCGACGAACTGGGCCTCATCCTGTTCGGTTCGCAGGCGTATCTCGTCACGCCGCTCACTTACGATCTCGACGCCGTGCGGGCGCAGTTGCACGGTGCGGTGGTCGGCCTGCCCGGGCGCGAAACGGCCATCGGCGATGCGCTCGCCGTGGCGGTCAAGCGGCTGGCCGACATGCCCGAGCAGGTGCGCGTGGTGGTGCTGCTCACCGACGGCGTGAACAACGCCGGATCGATCTCGCCCCGCGAGGCCGCGCGCGCGGCGAAGGCGGCGGGCGTGAAGGTCTACACCATCGGCATCGGTGCTACCGCGATGCGCGTGGACGATCTGTTCGGCGCGCATACGGTCAACCCATCGGCCGACCTCGACGTGAGCATGTTGACCGACATCGCCAACCAGACCGGCGGCCACTTCTTCCGCGCCACCGACACCCGCCAGTTGGCCGACGCCTATCGGGCCATCGACCAGCTCGAGCCGGTGCCGCAGGAAGGCGCCGCCCTGCGGCCGCGTTACGAGCTGTTCCGCTGGCCGTTGATCGCCTCCCTCGTGTTGCTGGCCCTCGCGGCCCTGCCGGGCCTGACGTGGCGGAGAAGCGCCGCATGA